The genomic stretch GAAGTGATTATTTATTGCTTGATCTAAGGTATTCATTTTTATCATTGTACAGCTCCTTTTTTTGTATCTTGTCTGTACTATGTTTTCTTATAAAAAATCAATACCTTAGATCAAATTAAAAAAGTGTCGTGTACTATGATAATTAACAGTAAATAAAGATTTGAATCATGACCCATAAAGTTATTATAATTGCAGGCGCTACAAGCATGATTGGTAAATCCTGTGCGCATCTTTTAGCTCAAAAAGAAGGCATAAAATTAATGCTTCTGGGTCGTGATCAGAAAAAACTACAAAACATAATCCAACATTTGAACAAAACAGATCATACAGAAATTGATTATTGCGTGACTGACATGCATTCAAGCGAAGATATTAAATCCGCTATCAACAAAACATTTGAGCGCTTTCATCACATAGATGCACTCATCCAAAATGTAGCTCTATATCCTTGGAAAAAAATTGAAGACCTTACCATTGATGAATGGAAAGAAACAATTGATGTAAGTCTCACTGCCCCCTTTCTTCTCACACAAGCTTGTTTGCCTTTTATGAAAAAGCAACGATCAGGCCGCATTATTTTTATCTCTTCTATTGCCGGCGAACAAATTGGTTTACCTTATATGGCCGCTTATGCGAGCGCTAAAGCAGGATTAAATGGCTTCATGCGAACAGCAGCCCTTGAATGTGCCCCTTATAACATTACAATTAATGCCATAAGCCCTGGCAAAATATATGACTCAAAGACTTTAACGTCCGATGAACTCATCCAAAAAATAGCACCAATCCCCCTTGGACGATTCGTAAGTCCCAATGATATTGCGCATATGGCAGAATTTCTAATATCACCTAACGCCCACAACATTACAGGTCAAAACTTCATTATTGATGGTGGACAGTCCATATCAGGAGAAGACAGCCACATTCAACATCCAATATAGTTTTATTCTTGAAACATATTCAACTAAATATATTATGTAAAAATTCGTTGCCTATTTGTTATAATATGCTAATTATGTACCTTACATAAATTTAACACTCATTATTTAATAATTCATGAAGTGTTTAGTTTCTGATTACAAACAATATTCATTCTTAGGAGATATTATAAAAAAAATCCTGTTCCTTATTTCTATTCTTTGCACAACACCCCTTATGGCTACGAAACCTGAATTCAACATTCAAGGTAATGATTATCATCTTACTTTTTCAGACGTTAGCTTTACTTTAGTTAATGGTGTTGATGTAATTGATATTACAAGAATTTCTTTACCAGAATATGAAAACATCCTCATTATCAACGCAAAAAACAAACCACAACCTTCTTTACGTATCAACCCATCCATCTTACTACGCGTTGAAGATGGGAAAATGGTTGTATATCTTCCCTATACATGGGGACCTAATAATATGACCTCTGATTATAAGTTTACTATCCCTGAAGGCATTTTTGTTGAAATAAAAGAATCTTCGATTTTGTTGCATAGATACAAAGACTCAAATGACTTATTACTTTAATTAAAGCAAAAAAACCTACATTAATAACTCACAGAAACAATAGAGGCAAATTCTCAACAAATTTTCCTCTATTGTCATTAGACTTTTTATGAAACTCCCTAATGTGAGTCGAGTGATAGAAGCTCTACACAGAAGAACGGAGTGTATTCTTCATACATAAGGATCTGAGTACCAAAACGACGCATCAATCGACTACAGTAGTAGAGTTTCGAAAAAATCTATTTTTTTTAACTTACATTCTAAACTAACCAAATCAGTATATTCACTTCAATCCTACGATCTTTTTAGTTGCTATTTTCTGCCAAATCGCTTTAGAAGTATTATCAATATAAAAATACACAAAACACTTTAAACGATCCAAAATATTACTATCTGCGCGAGGAAACATCATGAAGGTAAAATTATATTTATTACTTTTTTTAATAGAGAATTTTTTAGTATATGAAGCTGCGCATAGTATAGATACAGATTTTAAAGAAATGCCTTCCGAAGAAGAAATTTCTGATTATAATCCAGATTCGACCTCAGGTGAAGAATCCTCCGATGAAGAGCTTTTTATTAATGACACCAAACAACAAAATAATATTAAGCTAAACAAACACACAAAAACTCCTCAAAAAAACCAGCATCCGTATCAGCAAGCCTCATCATAAAAAATAAATTATTATGTAA from Alphaproteobacteria bacterium encodes the following:
- a CDS encoding SDR family oxidoreductase, giving the protein MTHKVIIIAGATSMIGKSCAHLLAQKEGIKLMLLGRDQKKLQNIIQHLNKTDHTEIDYCVTDMHSSEDIKSAINKTFERFHHIDALIQNVALYPWKKIEDLTIDEWKETIDVSLTAPFLLTQACLPFMKKQRSGRIIFISSIAGEQIGLPYMAAYASAKAGLNGFMRTAALECAPYNITINAISPGKIYDSKTLTSDELIQKIAPIPLGRFVSPNDIAHMAEFLISPNAHNITGQNFIIDGGQSISGEDSHIQHPI